From the Pomacea canaliculata isolate SZHN2017 linkage group LG4, ASM307304v1, whole genome shotgun sequence genome, one window contains:
- the LOC112563329 gene encoding mitochondrial import inner membrane translocase subunit Tim10-B-like — protein MAQLSESQLKLVADLEMEMMADMYNRMTTACQKKCIPPKYRDAELTKGEAVCLDRCVAKYLEIHDRIGKKLTSISQQDEAAMKKLQAQIQQK, from the exons ATGGCGCAGCTTTCAGAATCTCAGCTAAAGCTTGTTGCAGACTTGGAAATGGAGATGATGGCTGATATGTATAATAG aatGACAACAGCATGTCAGAAAAAATGCATTCCACCAAAATATCGTGACGCAGAACTTACTAAAGGAGAGGCAGTTTGTTTGGATCGATGTGTGGCCAAATACCTTGAAATTCATGACCGCATTGGCAAAAAACTGACATCAATTTCTCAGCAAGATGAAGCTGCAATGAAGAAACTTCAAGCTCAGATTCAACAAAAGTAG